Proteins found in one Canis lupus baileyi chromosome 26, mCanLup2.hap1, whole genome shotgun sequence genomic segment:
- the DBNDD2 gene encoding dysbindin domain-containing protein 2, translating to MRREVCGNGFCVKEEKEVAQSRGADMDPNPRAALERQQLRLRERQKFFEEILQPETEFVFPLSHLHLESQRPPIGSISSMEVNVDALEQVELIDLGDQDGADVFLPCEDPPPASQTSGLDDHPEELSLPVPTPDRTASRTSSSSSDDSTNLHSPNPSDGGADTPLAQSDEEDGADGGAEPGACS from the exons ATGAGACGTGAAGTTTGTGGTAATGGATTCTGCgtcaaagaagagaaggaggtagCCCAGTCCAGAG GAGCTGACATGGACCCAAATCCTCGGGCAGCCCTGGAGCGCCAGCAGCTCCGCCTTCGGGAGCGGCAGAAATTCTTCGAGGAAATTTTACAGCCAGAAACGGAGTTTGTCTTCCCCCTGTCCCACCTGCATCTCGAGTCACAGAGAC CCCCCATAGGTAGTATCTCATCCATGGAAGTGAACGTGGATGCACTGGAACAGGTAGAACTTATTGACCTTGGAGACCAGGATGGAGCAGATGTGTTCTTGCCTTGTGAAGACCCTCCGCCAGCCTCCCAGACATCTG GGCTGGATGACCATCCGGAGGAGCTGAGCCTGCCAGTGCCTACGCCAGACAGGACTGCCTCCCGTACCTCCTCCTCATCTTCCGATGACTCCACCAACCTGCACAGCCCAAATCCCAGCGATGGTGGAGCAGACACGCCCTTGGCACAATCTGATGAGGAGGACGGGGCTGATGGAGGGGCAGAGCCTGGAGCTTGCAGCTAG
- the PIGT gene encoding GPI transamidase component PIG-T translates to MAAACLRLVWLAPLLLGLVDGGRAEPPRDALREELVITPLPSGDVAATFQFRTRWDSDLQREEVSHYRLFPKALGQLISKYSLRELHLSFTQGFWRTRYWGPPFLQAPSGAELWVWFQDTVTDVDKSWKELSNVLSGIFCASLNFIDSTNTVTPTASFKPLGLANGTDHYFLRYAVLPREVVCTENLTPWKKLLPCSSKAGLSVLLKADRLFHTSYHSQAVHIRPVCRNARCTSISWELRQTLSVVYDAFVTGQGKKDWSLFRMFSRTLTEPCPLASESRVYVDVTSYNQDNETLEVHPTPTTTYQDVTLGTQKTYAVYDLLDTAVINNSRNLNLQFKWKSPPENEAPPVPFLHAQRYVSGYGLQNGELNTLLYNTHPYRAFPVLVLDTVPWYLRLYVHTLTITSKGKENKPSYVHYQPAQDRLQPHLLEMLIQLPANSATKVSIQFERALLKWTEYTPDPNHGFYVSPSVLSALVPSMVAAKPVDWEESPLFKSLYPVSDSSSYFVRLYTEPLLVNLPTPDFSMPYNVICLTCTVVAVCYGSFYNLLTRTFHIEEPSTGGLAKWLANLIRRARGVPPL, encoded by the exons ATGGCGGCGGCCTGCTTGCGGCTCGTGTGGCTCGCGCCGCTGCTCCTGGGGCTGGTGGACGGGGGCCGAGCAGAGCCCCCACGAGATGCGCTGCGGGAGGAGCTCGTTATCACCCCGCTGCCTTCCGGGGACGTAGCCGCCACATTCCAGTTCCGCACGCGCTGGGATTCGGACCTGCAGCGAGAAGAAG TGTCTCATTATAGGCTATTtcccaaggccctggggcagTTGATCTCCAAGTATTCTCTACGGGAGCTGCACTTGTCATTCACTCAAGGCTTCTGGAGGACTCGGTACTGGGGGCCACCCTTCCTGCAGGCCCCATCAGGTGCAGAGCTCTGGGTCTGGTTCCAAGACACCGTCACGGA TGTGGATAAATCTTGGAAGGAGCTCAGTAATGTCCTCTCGGGGATCTTCTGTGCCTCCTTGAACTTCATCGACTCTACCAACACGGTCACTCCTACTGCCTCCTTCAAACCCCTGGGGCTGGCCAATG GCACTGATCATTATTTCCTACGCTACGCGGTGCTGCCACGAGAGGTGGTCTGCACTGAGAACCTCACCCCGTGGAAGAAGCTCTTGCCCTGTAGTTCCAAG GCAGGCCTGTCTGTGCTGCTGAAGGCTGATCGCTTATTCCACACAAGCTACCACTCCCAGGCAGTGCATATTCGTCCTGTTTGCAGA AATGCACGCTGTACCAGCATCTCCTGGGAGCTGAGGCAGACCCTGTCTGTCGTATATGACGCCTTTGTCACAGGACAGGGGAAGAAAG aCTGGTCCCTCTTCCGGATGTTCTCTCGAACCCTTACAGAGCCCTGTCCCCTGGCTTCGGAGAGCCGAGTCTATGTGGACGTCACCAGCTATAACCAG GACAATGAGACATTGGAGGTTCACCCAACCCCAACCACCACATACCAGGACGTCACCCTTGGTACCCAGAAGACCTACGCTGTTTATGACTTGCTTGACACAGCTGTGATCAACAACTCCCGTAACCTCAACCTCCAGTTCAAGTGGAAGAGCCCTCCAGAGAATG AGGCCCCTCCAGTACCCTTCCTGCATGCCCAGCGATATGTGAGTGGCTACGGGCTACAGAATGGGGAGCTGAACACGCTGCTATACAATACTCACCCATACCGCGCCTTCCCTGTGCTGGTGCTGGACACAGTGCCCTGGTACCTGCGGCTCTATGTGCACACCCTCACCATCACCTCCAAGGGCAAGGAGAACAAGCCAA GTTACGTCCACTACCAGCCCGCACAGGACCGGTTGCAGCCACACCTCCTGGAGATGCTGATTCAGCTGCCGGCCAACTCAGCCACTAAGGTCTCCATTCAGTTTGAGCGGGCGCTGCTCAAGTGGACTGAGTACACCCCGGACCCCAACCATGGCTTCTATGTGAG CCCGTCTGTCCTCAGTGCCCTCGTGCCCAGCATGGTGGCAGCCAAGCCCGTGGACTGGGAGGAGAGTCCCCTCTTCAAGTCCCT GTACCCGGTCTCCGATAGCTCTAGCTACTTCGTGCGCCTCTACACTGAGCCACTGCTGGTGAACCTGCCCACACCGGACTTCAGCATGCCCTACAATGTCATCTGCCTCACGTGCACAGTGGTGGCTGTGTGCTATGGTTCCTTCTACAATCTCCTTACACGAACCTTCCACATCGAGGAGCCCAGCACGGGCGGCCTGGCCAAATGGCTGGCCAACCTTATCCGGCGTGCCCGTGGTGTCCCCCCGCTGTGA
- the SPINT3 gene encoding kunitz-type protease inhibitor 3 isoform X2, with the protein MKFSLFLALCFLLGLVGITSLEKASAHLRQEAFQELSQTLPVLCQLPPGKGPCRGRFYRYFYNSTSSECEHFIYGGCQGNANNFETTEICLKICKPPETR; encoded by the exons ATGAAGTTCAGCCTGTTCCTcgccctctgcttcctcctcggCCTGGTGGGCATCACCAGCCTAGAAAAGGCCTCAG CCCATCTCAGGCAAGAGGCTTTCCAGGAGCTGTCCCAAACTCTGCCTGTCCTGTGCCAGCTGCCCCCAGGGAAGGGCCCCTGCAGAGGCCGCTTCTACCGGTACTTCTACAACTCTACATCCAGTGAGTGTGAGCACTTCATCTATGGTGGCTGTCAGGGCAATGCCAACAATTTTGAGACCACAGAGATCTGTTTGAAGATCTGCAAGCCCCCTG AGACAAGGTAA
- the SPINT3 gene encoding kunitz-type protease inhibitor 3 isoform X1, which yields MKFSLFLALCFLLGLVGITSLEKASAHLRQEAFQELSQTLPVLCQLPPGKGPCRGRFYRYFYNSTSSECEHFIYGGCQGNANNFETTEICLKICKPPGESSFRNRRSDVHDWVVVVMGRETAW from the exons ATGAAGTTCAGCCTGTTCCTcgccctctgcttcctcctcggCCTGGTGGGCATCACCAGCCTAGAAAAGGCCTCAG CCCATCTCAGGCAAGAGGCTTTCCAGGAGCTGTCCCAAACTCTGCCTGTCCTGTGCCAGCTGCCCCCAGGGAAGGGCCCCTGCAGAGGCCGCTTCTACCGGTACTTCTACAACTCTACATCCAGTGAGTGTGAGCACTTCATCTATGGTGGCTGTCAGGGCAATGCCAACAATTTTGAGACCACAGAGATCTGTTTGAAGATCTGCAAGCCCCCTGGTGAGTCCTCTTTTAGAAACAGAAGAAGTGATGTTCATGATTGGGTGGTGGTGGTCATGGGAAGGGAGACAGCGTGGTAG